In Sulfitobacter sp. OXR-159, one DNA window encodes the following:
- the cbiE gene encoding precorrin-6y C5,15-methyltransferase (decarboxylating) subunit CbiE — protein sequence MGDPWLSIIGMPDDSADALPPASRAALAGAEVIFGGPRHLERASAGTRGRAWPVPFSVKPVLAERGKRVAMLVSGDPFWFGAGGSIVGALDPSEWRSLPAPSTFSLVANALGWRLEEVTCHGLHAAPLAQLRAALRPKGRMICLLRDGDAPAALARFLCEQGAGTAQMHVAERLGGSDARLRAVQADGYDLTDVQAPVAVGVDLPDGIGLPRAPGLPDDSFASDGQITKAPVRALTLSALAPRQGDLLWDIGAGSGSVSVEFCLAGGRAIAFEQHAARVENITRNIADFGLNARMQVTHGRAPEVWAGHPLPDVVFVGGGGNAALYDALLPALPAGTRLVANGVTLETEALLAQLHAAHGGSLLRIELAQAAPLGTMRGWQPLRPVVQWSVTL from the coding sequence ATGGGTGACCCTTGGCTCAGCATCATCGGAATGCCCGACGATAGCGCGGATGCCTTGCCCCCGGCAAGCCGCGCGGCGCTGGCTGGAGCCGAGGTGATCTTTGGCGGGCCGCGTCACTTGGAACGGGCAAGCGCAGGCACGCGCGGGCGGGCTTGGCCGGTGCCTTTCTCAGTTAAGCCGGTGCTGGCCGAGCGCGGCAAGCGGGTGGCGATGCTGGTGTCGGGCGATCCTTTCTGGTTTGGCGCGGGCGGCAGCATCGTCGGTGCGCTGGACCCGAGCGAATGGCGCAGCCTGCCCGCGCCCTCGACATTCTCGCTGGTGGCCAATGCGCTTGGCTGGCGGCTTGAGGAGGTCACTTGCCACGGGCTACACGCGGCACCGCTGGCGCAATTGCGCGCTGCGTTGCGTCCCAAGGGGCGGATGATTTGCCTGCTACGTGATGGGGATGCGCCTGCAGCACTGGCGCGGTTTCTCTGCGAACAGGGCGCAGGTACGGCGCAGATGCATGTGGCCGAACGGCTTGGCGGCTCTGACGCGCGGCTGCGCGCGGTGCAGGCCGATGGGTATGATCTGACGGATGTGCAGGCGCCCGTGGCCGTTGGGGTGGACCTGCCCGACGGCATCGGCCTACCGCGCGCGCCCGGCCTGCCGGATGACAGCTTTGCCAGCGATGGGCAAATTACCAAAGCGCCGGTGCGGGCGCTGACGCTGTCGGCGCTCGCCCCCCGGCAAGGCGACTTGCTGTGGGACATCGGCGCAGGCAGCGGCTCGGTCTCGGTCGAATTCTGCCTCGCCGGTGGTCGCGCCATCGCCTTTGAGCAGCACGCGGCGCGGGTGGAAAACATCACCCGCAACATCGCAGATTTCGGCCTGAACGCCCGGATGCAGGTCACCCATGGCCGCGCGCCGGAGGTTTGGGCGGGGCATCCCTTGCCTGATGTGGTCTTCGTCGGCGGCGGCGGCAACGCGGCGCTTTACGATGCCCTGCTGCCTGCGTTACCAGCAGGCACGCGGCTGGTCGCCAATGGGGTGACGCTGGAAACCGAGGCGCTCTTGGCGCAGCTTCACGCGGCGCATGGGGGCAGTCTTTTGCGGATCGAACTGGCGCAGGCCGCCCCGCTTGGCACGATGCGCGGCTGGCAGCCCCTGCGGCCCGTAGTACAATGGAGCGTGACACTATGA